The genomic DNA CATGGCCAGAGCCGTATCGCATCGTCTATGACCCGATCGAGACGCTCAGCTACGTCGCGTCTCAGACCACGCGACTCAAGCTGGGGACCAGCGTCCTTGATGCTTTGTTCCACGTGCCGGTCGTCCTCGCGCGCCGACTGGCTACGCTGGACCGTTTCAGCGGCGGCCGCGTCGTTGTGGGATTGGGACAGGGGTGGTCGGAAGACGAGTTCATCACCGCCAACGTTCCGCCGAAGCGCCGGGGGGCGGGGTTTGAGGAATTCATTCGCGCCATGCGGGCCGTCTGGGGACCGGACCCCGTAAGCTTCGCCGGGCGTCACTATCAGATTCCCGAGTCGGAGATCGGGCCGAAGCCGGTCCAGCCCGGCGGGCCGCCGATCCTCGTCGGCGCATTCGCCCCCGCGGCGATCGAACGGGCCGCGCGCATCGCCGACGGTCTGAATCCAATCGCGATCGGGTGGGACATGCTCCAGGACATGGTCACGCGTTTTCGCGACGCGGCTCGCGCGGCGGGGCGCGATCCAAGCACCCTGCAGTTCGTCGTCCGAGCGAACAATCAGCTCTCGGACGCCCCCCTCGGAAACGACCGGGGACCGTTCAGCGGGAACGCGCAACAGATCCGCGATGACCTCACCCGGGCGGAGGGAATGGGCCTGACGCACGTGTTCTTCGATTTCGGGTTCGTCGAAACGCCTATAGACCCGCAGCTCCGCATGCTGGAGCAGCTCGCCC from Chloroflexota bacterium includes the following:
- a CDS encoding TIGR03619 family F420-dependent LLM class oxidoreductase produces the protein MDIGIALPQWGRHASPEAISRVAREAERLGYASVWVQERLLRPTHPRSGYGGVPGAPWPEPYRIVYDPIETLSYVASQTTRLKLGTSVLDALFHVPVVLARRLATLDRFSGGRVVVGLGQGWSEDEFITANVPPKRRGAGFEEFIRAMRAVWGPDPVSFAGRHYQIPESEIGPKPVQPGGPPILVGAFAPAAIERAARIADGLNPIAIGWDMLQDMVTRFRDAARAAGRDPSTLQFVVRANNQLSDAPLGNDRGPFSGNAQQIRDDLTRAEGMGLTHVFFDFGFVETPIDPQLRMLEQLAQR